tatggaAAATACAACCTCCAACGCGAAGAAGAATTCAACGTTCtgtggttggtttaaaagaaaaagaaaaaataatgaaaaatgaacTAAATAACAAATCGTCTAAGCCAGTTTAAAACTAACATTTTATGGGttgatttaaatgaaaaataaacaaataactgcTAGTTGTAATATACAACGTCATTCTTTTGTTACGGTGacatcatattaaataaatcaatatttagtatttatttattttttattggacGTCGATTGCTTCCTTATGGACGTTATGTGTTACGACCAACACGTCCAACCCCAACTTGTGCGACATTCTGTATTGTTTTAAACGTCAACCCCATAAAGTGTGGGACGTTCTGTTTGgtttataagagaaaataaataaagaataagtaAGGGATTTACTCTTTGGCTTCATGGTGGCATATAAAACCTCGAATATTTGTCATGGTTGACGTCAAATGTGGGTAGGAGTAATACTGCGGGAAGCAAaccactatttttttatttttttattttaaattgaacgtAAGATGTTTCTTAAGTTGACGTTATGTGATTCTAAGGTCATTGTTTTACGTCGATCTTGGCCTTATTTGAccttaatacattttagattacgtcaatatgtttcttgtttgatgttaataaattttagacGGTGCACTACTTTATTAATTGACGTGGTGcgaatcaatttatttatgaaaatgccaccggtcatttttaatgttggatattaagtgctacgacgttgaacgtgtgacgttatacgctattTTTGTACTAATGACCATAACTTTTGCTCTGGTTCGCAGGTTTGgcattattatatattgatttggAGTAGAAAAATCTTTCCAAGGTTGTAGTAGCCCACATAGCCAGCTATTccttctaaatttaaaaaaaaaaggtaattttctatttgttatcaatttattttgtgTTCTTCAAACTTTACAAAAGATTTCACATTCTtagactttgaattttgatctaaaTGTTTTTGTGAGGGCTTCTCATGACTTTTTGGTgctttgaacaaattttcagGTCATTTGAAGTTCTTTCAAATATACTCTCAATTTTACCCTAAGTTTGGATGTATTCTTTATATGAACAACAAGCAAGTTCAAAATTACCAATATCAACAATaccaacaagttcaaccaaTTTATAGCCCATAAAAATGAAAACCTAAAACAAAACTAACTTTCTTGAAGGTGGGCTCGCCACCAGAATAAAGTGTTGTCGCCCATGTGAGAGATAGGAGAACAAAAGCCCAAAACGAAACTAACCAATATTAACAATATCAACAAGTTCAACCAATTCATATTATGACATCTTATACCTCTTTGGAATTATAGACTATGGCATTCGACGTCATATGTGAGTACATTTTCAACTTCGCGACaaatattttcatcaaatttacCCAATATGACATTGACAATTGAGAAATTCAACGTTTAATAATCATATGATGTCGCAAAAGTGTGAATTATGATGTCTAAAttgaacatttatttataaaaatgttaccGATCATTTTTAAAGTTCGCTTTCAATAAAGTggtcattttaatttaaatttcaaattggCTTTTGATTTCATATACACTTCGTTTGTTTTGGTCAACAATTTTCCCAAAAAATCACGAAAAACAACCATTAACAAATTCTCACACACACATATGTATATCAATTAGGCTTAATACatctttttgtccctctttataagggaaatgttcaagttcgtcctaccttttttaaaaagttcaatgtagtcccaaattgtgaaaaaagtgtccaattaaatcctttttggtcacagcgttaaatatttaacgatccagcTAACAGCGTGGAGTGATCTGTGCAACGTGGTTGTTTACCTTCATAACGTGGCAGTTGACGTGGCAGTGACAGTGATTAAAAAATTCTGAGTTAGGGTTTGGGTATTCGAAATCGCGATTTGGGGATAAGCATTTTGGAAGAACTGAAAATACAAATTGGGTGATGAAATCTGCAGAGCAAATTGTGCGTTTACCCtttttgagagagaaaaaggaagccCCACACTACTCTATTCTACATTTAATTGTCAAGTTCTTGTAATTCTTACACCTAACAACAATATACCTGTTTTCAGTGTTTAGAAAGGAAAAACAGAGCCAGCAAAAAATGGCCATGGGAGGATTCTCCATTGATGCTTCTTCAACTAGGGGCTTCGACGGAAAAATCACACTCTCCGTTCTCATCACTTGCTCTTCAAACAGTTCCAGTTTTCCTTGCCACCCACTCTTTCTCACACCCTCCAAGTACCAAACCCCTCTATCCCTAATTTTATCCTCGCTAGCCACACACACAATAATCTTGGAACACCCAAGTCCATCCAAGCTTGGTGCCCCAGGAGCGAAGGGGTTGACCATGGGGTTATCAATGCCACCCGGCGCAGAAGGGTACACAAAGTCCCAAACTAAACAGAACAAACGCTGTTTGTGCCCTGTAACAGCTTCGGATCCAATTGGCTCCGAACTGTAGAAGTAAGGATGGGAGAAAATAGCTcctaatattttaacatcacaAGGTAAGGGTTCAGTCCCAACACGCATGGCAATGTTGTGAACTATGTTCCCACCTGCACTGTCCCCCCAATGAAAACTCTTTAGAAATTACCGTGGGAAATCAGCCAAGGATCTTCGAATACCCAAACCCTAACTCAGAATTTTTTAATCACTTCCACTACCACGTCAACTATCACGTTATGAAGGTAAACAGCCACGTTGCACAGATCACTCCACGCTGTTAGttggatcgttaaatatttaacgccgtgaccaaaaaggatttaattggacatttttttcacaacttgggaccacattgaactttttaaaaaaggtaggacgaacttgaacatttcccttataaagagggacaaaaagaggtattaagcctatcAATTACAATGGAAAAATGCAACTCAAAATACAAATTGATCAATATAGACAATACAAAATGTAGACTTTATCAGACAATAAAGCATATAGCACATAATGCAATCTTTACTAGAGTAGTTTCTTCAAAATGGAAActatatgtaaaaattaataaactaaaattacaaaTGTACAAATGTAAagattaataaagtaaaaattcaAATGTACAAACGTtgcaaaaaaaatgaaaagattacAAAGATTAGAATAAACTGCAAAACCTAAGAAACATAACCCTAACAAAAAACAATGTGtgagaaaagttaaaaaaaacagtAGAGATAGAGTTAGAACACAAATGTGAGGTTAAATGTGAGCATAATAAGGCAAAAACAAcatgtaacatctcatttttaataataaaatacttctaaaatgaaaaattacatatatgatAATGGAATCACTATAAGAAAACAAACCTATGAAAGGCATGATTTACACCTGTAGAATCATCTGACTCCCCAACCGTTTCACCATTAGCTTTCGTTGGAGCAACTGTAAAGAACGTCTCCCTAAGCTTACACCATTaaagtgatcattgcaaaagagaaaacatacacaaaaacaaacaacacaaatgcaagggtaagctaaaGTACCAAAAGAACAtacatacatttttaaaacaataataatacacATCCATAGTataaatcaaacaacacataacaTAATTCCCATCAACCTTGAAAATCCTAAACTATCTGGATAGATGTATTGATGTCAAACTCATGGGGAACCTGCACCCATGTATGGTGGAGCAACCTgctcaaaaataatattaagcacATCCTCAACCACCACCAATAATGTCACACACCAAGGTTAATCCGTCAAACATTTTTGACCAAAATCAGTGACCATAGATTAGGGCCTCCTACTACTCTTCACAAAATAACCACCCATCTCTACATGAGATGGGGTTATTGAGAGTGTCAGAATCATTCCCCAATCTCGGAGCCCCTATTTCAATAGATAACACAACATAACCAACTTaggatattcctccttggaattcctTTCTCACATGATACTTGAAATTCACACCTCACATTATTTGATCATCACCATCACATCTCATACATACTCATATTCATagctttaattttatttcatattataattCAATTCACAAACCTTTCACAACATGTTATACAACATTGCATACTATCACATGAAACCTCTTATTATacattaaacaacaaaaaacacCATTACAAGTCATCAGAAATCACATAATAACCCAATTTTTCTTTATAGCATCTAGATACCCACATTAGGTAAGGAAAACAGCTTGGAAACCCTTACCAACAACTCCAGAAGGATCCAAAACCCCCCAAAACAACCTAAAAAGTGTCCAAATATGATATCCAGAACCCCGAAACCCCCACCCCCCCTCTCCCTTTCCCccgcccccccccccccccccccctctcccttcccccccccccccccccccccccccccccaaaaaaaaaaaaaaaactagtataGTGGCGCCTAGTGGTGCTCAGGTGTcggctggcgctcagcgccccaaccACTAGAAACAGGTGCTTAACACTTTGTTTGGGCGCTTATCAACAAACTCCAAACCTTTTTAGACCACTTTGTACACTTCTCCCACAACTTTGAAAGGTTCCTAGGAGCTTCTAAACACTATGAACTACATCTCTAACTCAATTTGACCACTTCAAACccaacactacaaaaaatattaatattaccgaCGGATCAATATTCGTCGATATATCTTAATTTCCGACAGAATTATCGACggtgttttttatcttttttaccgACGGTCAAAACCCTTCGGTAAGGCCATCGATAAGTGACATgcacattaccgacggatttaccgtaggcttttggccgtcggtaattgACATgcacattaccgacggatttaccgaaggcttttggccgtcggtaagtGACATGCACATTACTGACGGATTTACCAAAAGCTTTGGTCCGTCGGTAAAAAGAGCGGGATTTTTCCCCTTCGACgacattaccgacggatttaccgaaggcttttggccgtcggtaaaagAGCGGGAATTTTCCCGCCCATTATTTCGCTGGATGACATTACCCActgatttaccgaaggcctctGACCGTCGGTAAAAAAGCGGAATTTTTCGAGACCAGCTTCGCATCCAGTGCCAATATATGTGGCAAACACTCATTTCTCCTCTCATTTCTCTCTATCTCAATCTAATACTTCTTCCTATCGTTGCTCTCCACCGTCACTGCTCTCCACCGCCGCtgccctccaccaccgctgccctccaccaccgctgctctccaccaccgctgctctccaccaccgctgctctccaccgcCGTTACTCTCCACCGTCGCTGCCCTCCCGCCGCTACCCTCCACCGCCGCtgccctccaccaccgctgccctccaccaccgctgTCCTCTACCATCGTTCTCTCCACCATCGCTGCCCTCTACCACTGTTCTCTCCACCACATTTTTACGATTAGGAACATTTCTCTTACAAATCTGAGAATTGCAGAAAAACTCTCCATGATTCCCTATGattttaactattgaaaataaattggttgtttgatACTTTGGAAACTAGTTTGTTACTCGCGTGATGTCGTTTTGTTGGCGAAGTTCGTGTAAATGAAAAGACAAATTGACACAGCGacgaaggaagaggaagaagataagCCAGGTCGCGAcatttaccgacggatttaccgaaggcctagatccttcggtaattaccgaaggctttaccgacggccaaaagccttgggtaattaccgacggacgAAAGATTCGTCGATAAAATTTACCGACAACGTTTTTACCGACGGTAtgttggccgtcgataagccgtcggtaaatgctaattaccgacggattttataCATTACCGACGACTTATGACCGTCGGTAATCTCAATCATTCTTGTAGTGCAAACTACCTCTCTGAACCACCCAAactcatttttatttctttgaacACCCATTTTCTACAACTAACAGCTAGAACAAATCTTAATAGATTCAACAACGGACCCTAAACCATCAAACTCAACACAAACCTACTCTTTTGGAAATTCACTACTCAAAACCCCTTTAATTGTACTCAAAATCATGCAACACAATCTCACTAACTCTTTACTGCATTACACACCAGATTTTACTAGTTTGACAGCTCTTACAAGTCCTAAATGACTTCAGAACAATCCTCAAACTTTTGTTTTACATAACCAACCCTTTTAATCAACAACTCAGTTATCAAAACCCCCAATTTAAGACTCAAAAACATGAAAAGGTTGTCCTTCTCCACTACCTCAAGATTCAACAAAATTTCTCTAACCAACTAGAACATCTACTTAACCATTTCAAGCAATCAAAATAGGCACATTCAACAATCAACTTCAACAAGTTCTTTTAGAATCATACAAAGCGTTTCCTAACCAGATTCTCACAAACATACCATGATACAGCATAAATTCAAAAACCCTACtcatttaattcattaaatcatatcatctcatattatcaaaaatacttaaaacttaaaaaccaggtatttagcttcccttacctttttgGAAACTCCAACTAGCTCTAGAGAATCCTACTCTGCTCCCTCATCTCAAAGAGACTAAACAACACCTACAAACCTTGAAAACATGATTAGGATATACCATTAGAACTACTGATCATTAAAAAACCTAAGGAAAAACTCAAACCATACATGCGATAAAAGAAATTGCACATGCATTGAAGAATGTGAAACTAGAGAACAGAGTAGGAAACTAACTTACTCTATTTGAGAAACTGATGGGTTAGAGTTAAATATCTCACTGCGAGGATCACATAGGCGGTCTTCGATCTTCGAACAGATGAACATGGTGTAAGAAcccttagagagaaggtagaggaTTCTAAAAAAGTGGTTTCTAAAGATattgtgtgttttaaaataatgaaaatcgTTTATAACAATTCTTGttatattaaaaccttttaatattaaaataatagagtttCATGATTTTTAACTCACTACCACTTCTAAGATACCATATTTTGGGTCTTGACACTACAAATCTGatgttaatcattttttttttctttaaaaaagaaaggctttttagagagaaagaaaaaaaaatgaagacacaaataaaaaaaaatacaatagaGATTATAAACAAATCTAATGTTAAACGCAAGAGAAAGGACTCCAAATCTTGAGTTAATGGATCGGTTTGAAAGCAAAAGCaagaattttttaaagaaaaacatagaaAACCAATGCATTATATTGTGTCATGTGAAAGAAAAGCCTACATCCCTTTCTAGACACctcacaaaagaaaataaacttgATCTTTTTGTCTCCTCACTTTTGAAGTATCTTCTCCCTTGCCAAAGTTACATCTCTTTTTGAAGTATCTTCTCATTTATTGTCACGTGTGAGAAGCATAtgttgttaaattaaaattaaaagagagaaaatatattttaaagaggCTTAAAGGAATCATCTCACGAACTTCTATTTATAATCAAAACCGATATAAGAAAGCATTGAAGATTAAAATACTACGTAAGATACCTAGGTGCAGAACTAGATAACTATGATAAGTGTTTCTCACACACTACTCTGTATACTTAAACTTAATGATAATACACAgatataattattctaaaatgttaaaatctagaatatatatatagaattaatCCAAGATGTTACGTATAAGAATAATGCAAGTGTCAATTGTaaccatttataattttttcttttagttaatatttgtttgttttgtattttgtgttttggttgtcttgaaaattttgttttttgtgatgacttaaaatgtattattcataaattattgtttCCATTCATCTAGACAAGTGATTTTTACTTCTTTCAGGCTTATTGTTTACGTTACATAAatgaaaattgtaataaataaatacctctacttataaacatattataaataaaaattataataaaaagtatttgttAATGtgtaaattgtattttaattttgtgattaatagtttATGCTTATTTTTTCTGAAAAGGATGGGGACCACGCCTTTGTGATAAATAgttcataaattatattatatccGAATATAGTTTATATGccatttaatttcatttcaaattattaataatttgtttcaaaaaCCTTAAAATAGTTGCTTGGGTATAATTAGGcgttagttattttttttatatttaacttgtAACTATTTCAAAGGAAGAAAATGACCCTTATGATGTAAGACACTTTTGTGTATTGTGATGATACTAAAAACAAGTATTTGATACCTTCCTTATCCTATATGGTAATGAACGGAAGCTAGAGAAATGATGTTGAGGTTTGTttgttttcattcatttttccCTAACAGTGTCTAAAACAACCCTTTTAATTTACATGTGACTTTTGTCCACATCCAAACAAAACCCTACAAAATACAAAAGCATCTTATACAATAACACCAATGCTAAACTCCAATCAACTTATCCCCTATTTGTTCCTTTCTTTGTCCTTTAATCACAAACTTTCACATTACCTTACAAAATAACACTTGCATTCTAATTTCTTAATGTGTGTTTGAATTACAAATTCAGAATGTTCAAATACAGATTTATGTTTCTTCATAAGAGAAACTGtttatcttattaaaaaaaattgaaattaagttatgttttaaaatacatttgttATTCATTAGATGGAGAAGAATATTAAGTCTATGTTTGTTTTCCTCCATTAATCACTTATGTCGAAGAGGGAAAAGTGAATGTGGCGAATGTTTGTTTTTATCGATTTGGATGGAAATGGAAGTGTGAAATTGAAGGGAGGAAGAAGAACAGGACACTCACTCAAGTAAATATAAGAGCTAAGAATGacgtagaaaaaaaattaatgaaacatgtttcacatattaaaaaaaatatttttaaaatttttaaaatttagatatagatagtcaaaatttaaaaactaaaaacatatttaatttcaataataatatataaattattatgtaattgaACTTAAACTAATCACACATTATTTATCTTAACTTTAtttctatcaattttattttatttcaatataattttattaattttaatttaaataataattcgcaattcattttaacataatttatactaataacatttcattttaaattactttatgaCCAAAGATAAAATGTtgatcatttaattttattaattaaaacatttttttaatatatgaaactCATTATTTACTAACTTTCATAAACATTCATttcatttccttcatttttaaattatctttttcttaatccaaatatttttactttcacCTCTCTTTTCCTTTAAATTTGCTTAAATTCActctttcaaattcattctaaaaaaatacaaactaagATTATAtcgtaaaatttaattttatttagattttttgtaagtacttttaataaaaactaaaaaaatatattttattttaagctaAGACTAACCTATAAAAAAACGAAAGAGAGCATAagttagtttataaaatttatattatcatgtttattttattttttaaaatatttataaattaattttaacttgtaaaaagatattttagttcagttttattattcttctttcttttaaattagtGGAAAAACAGGTTTAGGATCTATATGTCCAtactttttatgaaaataaaagtaatataagttttttatgcAATTATTATCACggtaaaaaattatcaaaacataaaaataaaattataaaagttaactatgaaaataagttatttgtattaattgttacaattatacaataaaaatcATTTCAGTATTTATTAGTGTCGTTTATTGTAGATAGTTTCTTATAGATATGGAAAGTAAAATGTTGATTAACAAATAgaaagatacaaaaataaaagaaatgtgtaaaaaacagataaaaaaaaactaatatacaCTATTGTTTGTTGTAgatgtttatataaaaaaattgtccaaatatacttttattgtaattcaataataaataaaaaaatatgcgTTCGTAAATGATATCgatatattatcattattaacaTTTTACTAGTTCAATTATTTATTCTGTATTTAAAACATTGTTCAAAGTTGCAAGGCAACTCTAGTTTCAAACCTtttagaagaaatttttttagtttgtcATCGTGGTTAAAGCCCTATTTTGgtgtttcttcctgcacctccatttTACTAACTGCATTCTCATActaccaaaaaatatttaaatatcctTTTCTGTCCTTGTCGCTGCACCATAGCTGCTACACCTCCGTTCTACACGATAGAGGAAAAAcatagaaagagagagaaagagttcgtttttgaaaaaaaaaaaaaaactcgttCCAATACATGTAT
The Vigna angularis cultivar LongXiaoDou No.4 chromosome 5, ASM1680809v1, whole genome shotgun sequence genome window above contains:
- the LOC128196713 gene encoding 2-hydroxyisoflavanone dehydratase-like codes for the protein MRVGTEPLPCDVKILGAIFSHPYFYSSEPIGSEAVTGHKQRLFCLVWDFVYPSAPGGIDNPMVNPFAPGAPSLDGLGCSKIIVCVASEDKIRDRGVWYLEGVRKSGWQGKLELFEEQVMRTESVIFPSKPLVEEASMENPPMAIFCWLCFSFLNTENRYIVVRCKNYKNLTIKCRIE